The Streptococcus sp. S5 genome contains a region encoding:
- the ylqF gene encoding ribosome biogenesis GTPase YlqF has product MATIQWFPGHMSKARRQVQENLKFVDFVTVLVDARLPLSSQNPMLTKIVGDKPKLMILNKVDLADPVATKEWQDYFESQGIKTLAINSKEQSTVKKVTDAAKSLMADKIARQKERGIQIETLRTMIIGIPNAGKSTLMNRLAGKKIAVVGNKPGVTKGQQWLKTNKDLEILDTPGILWPKFEDEEVALKLALTGAIKDQLLPMDEVTIFGLNYFKEHYPAVLQERFKQMDLEQEAPEIIMEMTQKLGFREDYDRFYQLFVKDVRDGKLGRYTLDRVGEFDGNH; this is encoded by the coding sequence ATGGCAACTATACAATGGTTTCCTGGACACATGTCCAAAGCTAGAAGACAAGTACAAGAAAATTTAAAATTTGTGGATTTTGTGACGGTTCTGGTAGATGCTCGTTTGCCCCTATCAAGCCAAAATCCTATGTTAACCAAAATTGTTGGTGATAAGCCTAAATTAATGATTTTGAACAAGGTAGACTTGGCAGATCCTGTGGCAACAAAAGAATGGCAGGACTATTTTGAGTCTCAAGGCATCAAAACCTTGGCTATCAACTCCAAAGAGCAATCTACGGTTAAGAAGGTCACAGATGCTGCTAAGAGCTTGATGGCCGATAAAATTGCTCGTCAGAAGGAACGAGGGATTCAGATTGAAACCCTTCGGACCATGATTATCGGGATTCCTAATGCCGGGAAATCAACTCTGATGAACCGCTTAGCGGGGAAAAAGATTGCTGTTGTTGGAAATAAACCAGGGGTGACCAAGGGGCAACAATGGTTGAAAACCAATAAAGACCTTGAAATCTTGGATACCCCAGGGATTCTCTGGCCAAAGTTTGAAGATGAAGAAGTGGCTTTAAAGCTCGCCTTAACAGGAGCGATAAAGGATCAGTTGCTTCCAATGGATGAAGTGACCATCTTTGGCCTTAACTATTTTAAAGAGCATTATCCAGCTGTTTTGCAGGAACGTTTTAAACAAATGGATCTGGAACAAGAAGCTCCTGAAATCATTATGGAAATGACCCAGAAATTAGGATTTCGTGAAGATTACGACCGTTTTTACCAACTCTTTGTTAAAGACGTCCGCGATGGAAAATTGGGACGCTATACGCTAGATCGCGTAGGGGAATTTGATGGCAACCATTAA
- a CDS encoding ribonuclease HII, whose translation MATIKEIKEQLASIQRLDDPLLTELEQDSRSGVIQAIAKRKKEIQKRLDEDERLEKMLAYEKELYTQGIQLIAGVDEVGRGPLAGPVVAAAVILPKACKIPGLNDSKKIPKSKHKEIYEAVLQNAIAIGIGIKDNQVIDQVNIYEATKLAMREAIGQLEPQPQHLLIDAMRLDLPISQTSIIKGDANSLSIAAASIVAKVTRDQMMEEFDRKYPGYDFAQNAGYGTAKHLAGLDQLGVTPIHRRSFEPVKSMCED comes from the coding sequence ATGGCAACCATTAAGGAAATTAAAGAACAATTAGCAAGCATTCAGCGGTTAGACGATCCTTTATTGACTGAATTGGAACAGGATAGCCGATCTGGTGTGATCCAAGCGATCGCAAAGCGAAAAAAAGAAATCCAAAAACGTTTAGATGAAGATGAACGTTTGGAAAAAATGCTAGCCTATGAAAAAGAACTTTATACTCAAGGGATTCAGCTCATTGCAGGAGTGGATGAAGTGGGACGTGGTCCATTAGCGGGACCAGTTGTTGCAGCTGCCGTGATCTTGCCGAAAGCTTGTAAAATTCCAGGACTCAACGATAGTAAAAAGATTCCAAAATCAAAACACAAGGAAATCTATGAGGCTGTGCTCCAAAACGCCATTGCGATCGGAATCGGCATCAAGGATAATCAAGTGATTGACCAGGTTAATATCTATGAAGCTACGAAGCTAGCCATGAGGGAAGCCATTGGTCAGCTAGAGCCTCAACCCCAGCATCTTTTGATTGATGCCATGAGGTTAGATCTTCCTATTTCCCAAACTAGTATCATCAAAGGGGATGCCAACTCCTTATCCATTGCTGCAGCATCCATCGTAGCCAAGGTGACTCGGGATCAGATGATGGAAGAGTTTGATCGAAAATATCCGGGTTATGATTTTGCACAGAACGCTGGCTATGGGACAGCTAAGCATCTGGCTGGCCTCGACCAGCTGGGAGTGACCCCTATCCATCGGCGTTCGTTTGAACCCGTCAAATCAATGTGTGAGGATTAG
- a CDS encoding ROK family protein, translated as MLFTIDIGGTFIKYGLMDADYQLVHTDKIPTPPTIEEFWQGLEEIVTPVREEIEGIAISCPGEIQKSLGFVLRGGLIPYLRSIPLASKLEQTFQVPVTVLNDGEAAGLAEARLGNLKDCPCGATLVLGTGVGLALLSNGDLLRGWQLTEYIRSIDKAERTPENRRFHRELFLQGISNLLENTGSAVQFVEKASHILNLEKADGIAVFKALDLGGHEELISLFQEYCHDIAILIFNLQSLLLIEKVTIGGGISSQPLLIDEISRQYHELLSQKGHKQFEALPIQAARFHNESNLIGAASYFYSSTYQKKF; from the coding sequence ATGCTATTCACTATCGACATCGGTGGTACCTTTATAAAGTACGGTCTGATGGACGCAGACTATCAATTGGTTCATACAGACAAGATCCCAACACCACCTACGATTGAGGAGTTTTGGCAAGGATTAGAAGAAATCGTTACACCCGTAAGGGAAGAAATCGAGGGAATCGCCATTTCATGCCCCGGTGAGATCCAAAAGAGCCTTGGCTTTGTCTTGCGAGGTGGTCTCATTCCATATTTGCGCAGCATTCCTCTAGCAAGTAAACTCGAACAAACATTTCAAGTACCCGTCACTGTTCTCAATGATGGAGAAGCCGCTGGTCTAGCGGAAGCAAGGCTTGGTAATCTAAAAGATTGTCCATGTGGTGCGACCTTGGTCTTGGGGACAGGAGTAGGTCTCGCTCTTCTTTCTAATGGTGACCTATTGAGAGGATGGCAACTGACAGAATACATTCGGTCTATTGATAAGGCAGAAAGAACACCAGAAAATCGCCGCTTTCATCGTGAACTCTTTTTGCAAGGCATTTCCAATCTTTTGGAAAACACCGGTTCAGCTGTTCAATTTGTTGAGAAGGCTAGTCATATTTTAAACCTAGAAAAGGCAGATGGTATAGCTGTTTTCAAAGCTCTTGATCTAGGGGGCCATGAGGAGCTGATATCCTTGTTTCAAGAATATTGTCATGATATTGCAATTTTGATTTTTAATCTTCAATCATTGCTCCTGATTGAAAAAGTGACGATTGGCGGGGGCATTAGTAGTCAACCACTATTGATCGATGAGATCAGTCGACAATACCATGAGCTGCTCTCTCAAAAAGGGCATAAACAATTTGAGGCCTTGCCGATCCAAGCGGCTCGCTTCCATAATGAAAGCAACTTGATTGGTGCCGCATCTTACTTTTATTCTTCGACATATCAAAAAAAGTTCTAG
- the dprA gene encoding DNA-processing protein DprA produces the protein MEKFEIFKLKEAGLSNEQVLRVLDYCRKEQVLPSLEEIARIARCRSILHFVDKYRQLDEDHLHKEFERFPSLSIFDPEYPEELLQIYNPPVLLFYQGDLQLLSKPKIAVVGARETTREGVRSVEKIIKELGNELVIVSGLAKGIDATAHYASIRNGGKTIGVIGTGLDVFYPKSNQRLQSHMGEHHLILSEYGPGQAPLKFHFPERNRIIAGLCQAVIVAEARFRSGSLITCERAMEEGRDVFAIPGNILDGKSAGCHHLIQEGAKLITSGQDILDELKYEL, from the coding sequence ATGGAGAAATTTGAAATCTTTAAATTAAAAGAAGCCGGTTTATCAAATGAGCAAGTCTTGAGAGTCTTGGACTACTGTAGGAAAGAGCAAGTCTTACCAAGCTTAGAAGAGATAGCGAGGATCGCTCGCTGTCGCAGTATCCTTCATTTTGTAGACAAATACCGGCAACTAGATGAAGACCATTTACACAAGGAGTTTGAACGGTTCCCATCTCTATCCATTTTTGATCCAGAATACCCTGAGGAATTGCTACAGATCTACAATCCTCCTGTACTCCTTTTTTACCAAGGGGATTTGCAACTGTTAAGCAAACCGAAGATTGCAGTTGTTGGAGCTCGAGAGACCACGCGAGAAGGGGTTCGTTCTGTAGAGAAGATAATTAAGGAACTTGGAAATGAACTGGTCATTGTTAGTGGACTTGCTAAGGGAATTGATGCGACAGCTCATTATGCCAGTATACGAAATGGTGGTAAGACCATCGGAGTGATTGGAACGGGACTGGATGTCTTTTATCCTAAAAGCAATCAGAGATTACAGTCCCATATGGGGGAACACCATCTGATCTTGAGCGAGTATGGTCCAGGGCAGGCACCACTTAAGTTTCATTTTCCTGAGAGAAATCGCATCATTGCTGGTCTCTGTCAGGCAGTGATTGTGGCAGAGGCGCGATTCCGTTCAGGCAGTTTGATTACTTGTGAGCGTGCTATGGAAGAAGGCCGAGACGTTTTCGCTATTCCAGGAAATATTTTAGATGGAAAATCTGCAGGCTGCCATCACCTAATTCAAGAAGGCGCAAAGCTTATCACATCAGGCCAGGACATTCTTGATGAATTGAAATACGAATTGTGA
- the topA gene encoding type I DNA topoisomerase: MVTKKKSSTTKKNLVIVESPAKAKTIEKYLGRNYKVMASVGHIRDLKKSTMSIDFDNNYEPEYINIRGKGPLINDLKKEAKKAKQVFLASDPDREGEAISWHLAHILNLDAKEKNRVVFNEITKDAVKNAFKEPRQIDMDLVDAQQARRVLDRIVGYSISPILWKKVKKGLSAGRVQSVALKLIIDRENEINDFKPEEYWTIDGVFKKGTKQFQASFYGIDDKKMKLNTNEEVKAVLERLDGKDFTVEKVEKKERRRNAPLPYTTSSMQMDAANKINFRTRKTMMVAQQLYEGINIGSGVQGLITYMRTDSTRISPVAQNEAANFIVDRFGEKYSKHGSRVKNASGAQDAHEAIRPSSVFNTPESIAKYLDKDQLKLYTLIWNRFVASQMTAAVFDTMNVRLGQNGVQYTANGSQVKFDGYLAIYNDSDKNKMLPDMVEGDIVKQVNSKPEQHFTQPPARYSEATLIKTLEENGVGRPSTYAPTIETIQKRYYVKLVAKRFEPTELGEIVNKLIVEFFPDIVNVTFTAEMEGKLDDVELGKEEWQKVIDAFYKPFTKEVAKAEEEMEKIQIKDEPAGFDCEVCGSPMVIKLGRFGKFYACSNFPDCRHTQAIVKEIGVECPECHQGQIIERKTKRNRIFYGCNRYPECEFTSWDKPIGRDCPKCGHYLVEKKVRGGGKQVVCSNGDYEEEKVK, from the coding sequence GTGGTAACAAAAAAGAAAAGCAGTACAACCAAGAAAAATTTGGTGATTGTGGAGTCTCCTGCTAAGGCCAAAACAATCGAGAAATACCTTGGTCGTAACTACAAAGTCATGGCCAGTGTTGGCCATATTCGGGACCTGAAAAAATCAACCATGTCGATCGATTTCGACAATAACTATGAACCGGAGTATATCAATATTCGCGGAAAAGGTCCCTTGATCAATGATTTGAAAAAAGAAGCTAAAAAAGCCAAACAAGTCTTTCTCGCAAGTGACCCGGACCGCGAGGGAGAAGCTATTTCTTGGCATTTAGCGCATATTTTGAACTTGGATGCCAAAGAAAAAAACCGTGTGGTCTTTAACGAAATCACCAAGGATGCCGTTAAAAATGCCTTTAAAGAACCGCGCCAAATCGATATGGACTTGGTCGATGCCCAACAAGCCCGTCGGGTCTTGGACCGGATTGTAGGGTATTCGATTTCGCCTATTCTTTGGAAAAAGGTCAAAAAAGGACTTTCTGCAGGACGCGTGCAATCTGTTGCCCTCAAATTAATCATTGATCGTGAAAATGAAATCAATGATTTCAAGCCGGAAGAATATTGGACCATTGATGGCGTCTTTAAAAAAGGGACCAAGCAATTCCAAGCCAGCTTCTATGGGATTGATGACAAGAAGATGAAGCTCAACACCAATGAAGAGGTGAAAGCTGTTCTTGAGCGCTTAGATGGTAAAGATTTTACCGTTGAGAAGGTGGAAAAGAAAGAACGTCGTCGGAATGCGCCACTTCCATACACCACCTCTTCCATGCAGATGGACGCTGCCAATAAGATCAACTTCCGTACACGCAAGACCATGATGGTCGCCCAGCAGTTGTACGAAGGAATCAATATTGGCTCTGGTGTTCAAGGTTTGATTACCTATATGCGTACCGATTCTACACGGATCAGCCCAGTTGCGCAAAATGAAGCAGCTAACTTTATCGTGGATCGCTTTGGTGAGAAATATTCCAAGCATGGAAGCCGCGTGAAGAATGCTTCTGGTGCCCAAGATGCCCACGAAGCCATTCGTCCATCCAGCGTCTTCAATACTCCTGAGAGCATTGCCAAATACTTGGACAAAGACCAATTAAAACTCTACACTTTGATTTGGAACCGCTTTGTAGCTAGTCAAATGACAGCTGCTGTCTTTGATACTATGAATGTCCGTTTGGGGCAAAATGGGGTTCAGTATACGGCAAATGGGAGCCAGGTGAAGTTTGATGGTTATTTGGCTATTTATAACGACTCAGATAAGAACAAGATGTTACCGGATATGGTAGAAGGCGATATCGTCAAGCAAGTCAATAGCAAGCCGGAGCAACACTTCACTCAACCACCTGCTCGTTATTCTGAAGCGACCTTGATTAAGACCTTGGAAGAGAACGGTGTTGGTCGTCCTTCAACCTATGCTCCGACGATTGAGACCATTCAAAAACGCTATTATGTGAAGCTGGTAGCAAAACGCTTTGAACCAACAGAATTAGGGGAAATCGTCAATAAACTGATTGTTGAATTCTTCCCAGATATCGTCAACGTGACCTTCACAGCAGAGATGGAAGGGAAACTCGATGATGTCGAACTTGGAAAGGAAGAGTGGCAAAAAGTCATCGATGCCTTCTACAAACCATTCACTAAGGAAGTCGCAAAGGCTGAAGAAGAGATGGAAAAAATCCAAATCAAAGACGAACCAGCTGGTTTTGATTGTGAAGTTTGTGGTAGCCCGATGGTGATTAAATTAGGACGTTTTGGTAAGTTCTATGCTTGTAGTAATTTCCCAGATTGTCGTCATACTCAGGCCATTGTCAAAGAAATCGGCGTGGAGTGTCCTGAGTGTCATCAGGGACAAATCATCGAACGCAAAACCAAGCGGAATCGTATTTTCTATGGATGCAATCGCTATCCAGAGTGTGAATTTACCTCTTGGGATAAACCGATCGGTCGGGATTGTCCAAAATGTGGCCACTACTTAGTTGAGAAAAAAGTTCGTGGTGGCGGCAAACAAGTTGTATGTAGCAATGGCGACTACGAAGAAGAAAAAGTGAAATAA
- the trmFO gene encoding methylenetetrahydrofolate--tRNA-(uracil(54)-C(5))-methyltransferase (FADH(2)-oxidizing) TrmFO, which yields MSQSYINVIGAGLAGSEAAYQIAQQGIPVKLYEMRGVKSTPQHKTDNFAELVCSNSLRGDSLTNAVGLLKEEMRRLGSVILEAAEATRVPAGGALAVDREGFANQVTEKVSQHLLIEVIRDEITVLPTDAITVVATGPLTSDALAEKIHTLNGGDGFYFYDAAAPIIDVNTVDMNKVYLKSRYDKGEAAYLNCPMTKQEFMDFHEALVNAEEAPLNSFEKEKYFEGCMPIEVMAKRGIKTMLYGPMKPVGLEYPDDYKGPRDGEFKTPYAVVQLRQDNVAASLYNIVGFQTHLKWGEQKRVFQMIPGLEHAEFVRYGVMHRNSYMDSPNLLEQTYRSKKQANLFFAGQMTGVEGYVESAASGLVAGINAARLFKGEEAAIFPETTAIGSLAHYITHADSKHFQPMNVNFGIIKELEGPRIRDKKERYEKIAERSLQDLSQFMEK from the coding sequence ATGTCTCAATCTTATATCAATGTGATCGGTGCGGGCCTTGCTGGCTCGGAAGCGGCTTATCAGATTGCCCAACAGGGAATTCCGGTCAAGCTCTATGAAATGCGTGGGGTCAAATCCACTCCGCAACACAAAACAGACAACTTTGCTGAGTTAGTCTGTTCCAACTCTCTTCGAGGAGATTCTCTGACCAATGCTGTTGGCCTCCTCAAAGAAGAAATGCGTCGCCTGGGTTCTGTTATCCTTGAAGCAGCTGAAGCGACTCGTGTACCGGCCGGTGGAGCACTTGCAGTGGACCGGGAGGGCTTTGCTAACCAAGTGACGGAAAAGGTGTCCCAACACCTACTCATCGAAGTCATTCGCGATGAAATTACGGTATTGCCGACAGATGCCATCACAGTGGTCGCAACGGGGCCTCTAACTAGCGATGCCTTGGCAGAAAAGATCCATACCCTCAATGGTGGCGACGGTTTCTATTTCTATGATGCAGCAGCTCCAATCATCGATGTCAATACTGTCGATATGAACAAGGTCTATCTCAAGTCACGCTATGACAAGGGAGAAGCAGCCTATCTCAACTGTCCCATGACCAAACAGGAATTTATGGATTTCCACGAGGCCTTGGTCAATGCAGAAGAAGCCCCGCTCAACTCTTTTGAAAAAGAAAAGTATTTTGAAGGTTGTATGCCAATTGAAGTCATGGCCAAACGAGGCATCAAAACCATGCTCTATGGCCCTATGAAACCAGTTGGACTCGAGTATCCAGATGATTACAAAGGTCCACGTGATGGGGAGTTTAAGACACCCTATGCAGTTGTTCAGTTGCGTCAAGACAATGTGGCAGCTAGCCTTTACAATATCGTCGGCTTCCAAACTCACCTTAAATGGGGTGAGCAAAAACGGGTTTTCCAAATGATTCCAGGTTTGGAACATGCGGAGTTTGTCAGATACGGCGTCATGCACCGCAATTCCTACATGGATTCTCCAAATCTGCTGGAACAAACCTACCGTTCTAAGAAACAAGCTAATCTCTTCTTTGCAGGTCAAATGACAGGGGTAGAAGGCTATGTTGAGTCAGCTGCCTCAGGTTTGGTAGCTGGAATCAATGCCGCTCGCCTTTTCAAAGGAGAAGAAGCAGCGATTTTCCCAGAAACAACAGCTATCGGAAGTTTGGCTCACTATATCACCCATGCCGATAGCAAACATTTCCAACCCATGAATGTCAACTTCGGGATTATCAAGGAGCTAGAAGGACCACGCATTCGGGATAAAAAGGAACGGTATGAGAAAATTGCCGAACGTTCTTTACAAGATTTGTCTCAGTTTATGGAAAAATAA
- a CDS encoding alpha/beta hydrolase, translating to MNKSYFYLDMKTHELKVPYTGKLRRVRVLLPKNYETDTDRRYPVVYFHDGQNVLYSKEAYAGHSWKVIPAIKRNPDISRMIVVAIDNDGFQRMNEYSAWKYKESNIPGMQFGGKGVEYGEFVMEVVKPFIDQEYRTLADREHTAMIGSSLGGNITQFLGLEYQDQIGCLGIFSSANWLHQDAFNHYIERKKLYADQRIYIYVGTEEADDTDKTLMAGNIKQAYIDSSLRYYHDVIQQGVDLNHIAIRIQSGAIHHEEAWAEHLPECLRFLAENWD from the coding sequence ATGAACAAATCCTATTTTTATTTAGATATGAAGACACACGAGTTGAAAGTGCCTTATACCGGAAAACTCCGTCGTGTGCGAGTCTTATTACCTAAGAATTATGAAACGGATACAGATAGACGTTACCCTGTTGTTTATTTCCACGATGGGCAAAATGTCTTGTATAGCAAGGAAGCTTATGCGGGTCATTCCTGGAAAGTCATTCCAGCCATCAAGCGGAATCCTGATATTAGCCGCATGATTGTCGTTGCGATCGATAATGATGGTTTCCAACGCATGAATGAATACTCTGCCTGGAAGTACAAGGAATCCAATATTCCTGGCATGCAATTTGGTGGCAAGGGAGTTGAGTACGGCGAATTTGTCATGGAGGTGGTGAAACCTTTTATCGACCAAGAATACCGGACTCTTGCTGATCGAGAACATACGGCCATGATTGGTTCTTCCTTGGGGGGAAATATTACCCAATTCTTGGGATTAGAATACCAAGATCAAATTGGTTGTTTAGGTATCTTTTCATCCGCTAACTGGCTGCACCAAGATGCCTTCAATCATTATATCGAACGCAAAAAATTATATGCAGACCAACGGATCTACATCTATGTGGGGACTGAAGAGGCGGATGATACAGATAAAACTTTGATGGCAGGGAACATCAAGCAAGCCTATATCGATTCATCTCTTCGTTATTATCACGACGTCATCCAACAAGGGGTCGATCTCAATCATATTGCCATTCGGATTCAATCCGGTGCTATTCACCATGAAGAAGCTTGGGCTGAACATTTACCAGAATGCCTTCGTTTTTTGGCAGAAAATTGGGATTAA
- a CDS encoding esterase family protein translates to MNIEHLSHWSGQLNREMYLNRYGHAGIPVVVFASSGGSHNEYYDFGMIDACAQFIEEGRVQFFTLSSVDSDSWLCNWKNPHDRAEMHRAYERYVIEEAIPFIKHKTGWFDPMMTTGCSMGAYHALNFFLQHPDVFNKVIALSGVYDALFFVGDFGGDEAIYQNSPSDYIWNQNDGWFIDRYRQAEIVVCTGLGAWEQDGLPSFYKLKEAFDHKNIPAWFAEWGHDVAHDWEWWRKQMPYFLGQMYL, encoded by the coding sequence ATGAATATTGAACATTTAAGCCACTGGAGTGGCCAACTCAACCGTGAAATGTATCTGAACCGCTATGGACATGCTGGTATTCCTGTTGTGGTCTTCGCTTCATCAGGTGGAAGCCATAACGAGTACTATGACTTTGGTATGATTGATGCTTGTGCTCAGTTTATCGAAGAAGGACGGGTTCAATTCTTTACCCTTTCTAGTGTGGATAGTGATAGCTGGCTTTGTAATTGGAAGAATCCTCACGATCGAGCAGAAATGCACCGAGCTTATGAACGCTATGTGATTGAAGAAGCCATTCCTTTTATCAAACACAAAACAGGCTGGTTTGATCCGATGATGACAACTGGTTGCTCTATGGGGGCCTACCACGCGCTCAATTTCTTCTTGCAACATCCAGATGTCTTCAACAAAGTGATTGCCTTGAGTGGTGTCTATGATGCTCTTTTCTTTGTTGGTGACTTTGGAGGCGATGAAGCCATTTATCAAAACTCGCCATCTGATTATATCTGGAACCAAAATGATGGCTGGTTTATTGATCGTTACCGTCAGGCGGAAATCGTTGTTTGTACTGGTTTAGGGGCTTGGGAACAAGATGGACTTCCATCTTTCTACAAACTGAAAGAAGCCTTTGATCACAAAAATATTCCTGCATGGTTCGCTGAATGGGGACATGATGTCGCCCACGATTGGGAATGGTGGCGCAAACAAATGCCATATTTCCTAGGCCAAATGTATCTATAA